One stretch of Streptomyces sp. NBC_00443 DNA includes these proteins:
- a CDS encoding BN159_2729 family protein, which yields MNKNFPHAVRVVREAIASTGSDPAAAIVHALDAARLLIDPEKSYGMVPHSTPGDGGPREHQEQPQLPQRTELEEQALAWDDSCQRARRVAAVIKRHIGEHPAFQNLQMDGDRILVALHIVNQSQWGEWRRYFGIQHDKETALPYMVAGDGYRDGVRVSVVAYDLPEARAHAAKTAKAPFEFEGIVYDLALPQQDASGEVWFYQGVRTADGMPLLSQDSRPERCTLASIVRQVGPLTAVTGTPSQQVTPVTTGGATA from the coding sequence ATGAACAAGAACTTCCCCCACGCGGTCCGCGTCGTCCGCGAGGCCATCGCCTCGACCGGGAGCGACCCGGCGGCCGCCATCGTCCACGCCCTCGACGCGGCCCGCCTCCTGATCGACCCGGAGAAGTCGTACGGCATGGTGCCGCACAGCACGCCGGGTGACGGAGGCCCGCGCGAGCACCAGGAGCAGCCGCAACTGCCGCAGCGCACCGAGCTGGAGGAGCAGGCCCTCGCCTGGGACGACTCCTGCCAGCGGGCCCGACGGGTCGCCGCCGTCATCAAGCGGCACATCGGGGAGCACCCGGCCTTCCAGAACCTCCAAATGGACGGCGACCGGATCCTGGTCGCGCTCCACATCGTCAACCAGTCCCAGTGGGGCGAGTGGCGCCGGTACTTCGGCATCCAGCACGACAAGGAGACCGCGCTCCCGTACATGGTCGCCGGTGACGGCTACCGCGACGGGGTTCGCGTCTCGGTCGTGGCCTACGACCTGCCGGAAGCCCGCGCGCACGCCGCAAAGACCGCGAAGGCGCCGTTCGAGTTCGAGGGGATCGTCTACGACCTGGCGCTCCCGCAGCAGGACGCGAGCGGCGAGGTCTGGTTCTACCAGGGCGTGCGGACGGCGGACGGTATGCCGCTGCTGTCGCAGGACAGCCGGCCGGAGCGCTGCACCCTCGCCAGCATCGTCCGTCAGGTGGGCCCGCTGACGGCCGTCACGGGCACCCCGTCACAGCAGGTCACGCCCGTCACGACGGGGGGTGCCACCGCATGA
- a CDS encoding zinc finger domain-containing protein, which translates to MTEEEAVQIAEYVQAACPAQKFGEYTPDVWGEILAPYDVDEARAAVIVIAGRQRFIAPADIITEVKARRAERIELANIVYDGNPLETGAQSAAAIREIIRAAGDGLTGPSSISRALGAGDRLALPPGDDHGPYSGRAAAARAAIGKMPADRDTTKDPRGRACRRCGAAPGTSCIIGGRRSRDVHPVRLEDTKRAAAGLPLLDHDQEQARIRAASAAALAHEDQEQEAEAS; encoded by the coding sequence GTGACCGAAGAAGAAGCCGTGCAGATCGCCGAGTACGTCCAGGCCGCCTGCCCCGCCCAGAAGTTCGGCGAGTACACCCCCGACGTCTGGGGCGAGATCCTCGCTCCGTACGACGTCGACGAGGCCCGCGCCGCCGTCATCGTCATCGCTGGCCGCCAGCGCTTCATCGCCCCGGCCGACATCATCACCGAGGTCAAGGCCCGTCGCGCCGAGCGCATCGAGCTGGCCAACATCGTCTACGACGGCAACCCGCTGGAAACCGGCGCGCAGTCCGCCGCCGCGATCCGGGAGATCATCCGAGCCGCTGGAGACGGCCTCACAGGACCCAGCAGCATCTCAAGGGCCCTCGGGGCCGGAGATCGCCTCGCGCTGCCCCCCGGCGACGATCACGGCCCGTACAGCGGCCGTGCAGCCGCCGCCCGGGCCGCCATCGGCAAGATGCCCGCCGACCGCGACACCACGAAGGACCCCCGCGGCCGCGCCTGCCGACGCTGCGGCGCCGCCCCCGGCACCAGCTGCATCATCGGGGGCCGCCGTAGCCGCGACGTGCACCCCGTCCGCCTGGAGGACACGAAGCGCGCGGCCGCCGGCCTCCCGCTCCTCGACCACGACCAGGAGCAGGCCCGCATCAGGGCCGCATCCGCTGCAGCTCTCGCCCACGAGGACCAGGAGCAGGAGGCCGAGGCGTCATGA
- a CDS encoding AAA family ATPase — protein MTTFTFAPATRETAKARIALQGPGGSGKTKTALRMAEGLAKGGQIGLVDTERGSALKYAPVPGRPDIEAHEFAHLPLAFCSPENLIAAVKAAEEARLAVLIIDSWSHFWAGKGGLLARVDEESKKANNYGGKFTAWGPVNELEQEMLDALLGFPGHVIVTMRTKNDYAMEGKNVTKIGVKTVQREGAEYEVDVVIDMIQGTGTVTKTRYTALDGASVHHPGEPFAEAILEQLGQGVDPVQVIVDELVADGLKFERAMELYSQARSKGVMGNGTMHPATGQPMTLEALLTEYGVQTIVAELTSDWLTYERALELYAKSQGLHQQDVENPKTRQLAKLGDVIKEYGQAVKPVTTGVTNAPSTPSTPSAGQEQGAPPAPEADAGQDQGPTPVTAPQMRMMHACFTKVGLGHKDSRADRLRATSLIIGRQIGSANELTKDEAQTLLDTLTNYGERENSAADFAAMVNGLEGAALALAEQDARQPA, from the coding sequence ATGACCACCTTCACCTTCGCCCCGGCGACCCGCGAGACCGCCAAGGCACGCATCGCCCTCCAGGGCCCCGGCGGCTCCGGCAAGACCAAGACCGCTCTCCGCATGGCCGAGGGCCTCGCCAAGGGCGGGCAGATCGGTCTCGTCGACACTGAGCGCGGCTCCGCCCTCAAGTACGCCCCCGTTCCCGGCCGCCCCGACATCGAGGCCCACGAGTTCGCCCACCTGCCCTTGGCGTTCTGCTCCCCGGAGAACCTCATCGCCGCGGTGAAGGCCGCCGAGGAGGCCCGGCTCGCCGTCCTGATCATCGACTCCTGGAGCCACTTCTGGGCTGGCAAGGGCGGACTCCTCGCCCGCGTCGACGAGGAGTCGAAGAAGGCCAACAACTACGGCGGCAAGTTCACCGCCTGGGGCCCGGTGAACGAGCTGGAGCAGGAGATGTTGGACGCCCTGCTCGGGTTCCCCGGCCACGTCATCGTCACCATGCGGACGAAGAACGACTACGCCATGGAGGGGAAGAACGTCACCAAGATCGGCGTCAAGACCGTCCAGCGCGAGGGTGCCGAGTACGAAGTCGACGTCGTGATCGACATGATCCAGGGCACAGGCACCGTCACCAAGACGAGGTACACGGCCCTGGACGGCGCCTCGGTCCACCATCCCGGTGAGCCCTTCGCTGAGGCGATCCTGGAACAGCTCGGCCAGGGCGTCGACCCCGTCCAGGTCATCGTGGACGAACTCGTCGCCGACGGGCTGAAGTTCGAGCGGGCGATGGAGCTGTACTCCCAGGCAAGGAGCAAGGGAGTCATGGGTAACGGCACGATGCACCCGGCCACGGGCCAGCCCATGACGCTCGAAGCGCTTCTCACCGAGTACGGCGTCCAGACGATCGTGGCTGAACTGACCAGCGACTGGCTGACGTACGAGCGAGCCCTGGAGCTGTACGCCAAGTCGCAAGGGCTCCACCAGCAGGACGTGGAGAACCCCAAGACGAGGCAGCTGGCGAAGCTCGGGGACGTCATCAAGGAGTACGGGCAGGCCGTCAAGCCCGTCACGACGGGCGTCACGAATGCCCCGTCGACCCCGTCAACGCCGTCCGCCGGCCAGGAGCAGGGCGCCCCGCCGGCCCCCGAGGCGGACGCGGGCCAGGACCAGGGTCCGACGCCCGTCACGGCGCCGCAGATGCGGATGATGCACGCCTGCTTCACGAAGGTCGGCCTCGGCCACAAGGACTCGCGCGCTGACCGGCTCCGCGCGACCTCGCTGATCATCGGCCGCCAGATCGGCTCAGCAAACGAGCTGACCAAGGACGAGGCACAGACCCTGCTCGACACGCTCACCAACTACGGGGAACGCGAGAACTCGGCCGCCGACTTCGCCGCCATGGTCAACGGCCTGGAGGGTGCCGCGCTCGCGCTCGCCGAGCAGGACGCCCGCCAGCCCGCCTGA
- a CDS encoding AAA family ATPase, whose amino-acid sequence MIVERAYAHVAEGELGEGSQWPWAVPCVRQLLKGGLKFTAPVTFLVGENGSGKSTLVEALAEGFGLDSWGGSAGYKYASRREPSALGGRIRFEATPAGRRMLQGPRTRRRGFFLRAETALDALDREQKTGRLSGAAGEMSHGEGFLMAFRERFQEPGLYVMDEPEAALSFASCLQLVGLLHELGRSGAQIICATHSPVLTALPGAEIIEVGDHGMRPAGWRDLELVDHWRRYLNDPWAYLRHIVDEG is encoded by the coding sequence ATGATCGTCGAACGGGCATACGCGCATGTTGCCGAGGGCGAGCTGGGGGAAGGCAGCCAGTGGCCCTGGGCGGTGCCATGCGTGCGGCAGCTGCTGAAGGGCGGCCTGAAGTTCACCGCGCCGGTCACGTTCCTCGTGGGGGAGAACGGCTCGGGCAAGTCGACCCTCGTCGAGGCGCTGGCGGAGGGCTTCGGCCTGGACTCCTGGGGCGGATCCGCGGGATACAAGTACGCGAGCCGGCGTGAGCCGTCGGCGCTGGGCGGGCGGATCCGGTTCGAGGCGACACCGGCCGGCCGGCGCATGCTGCAGGGGCCTCGTACGCGCCGCAGAGGCTTCTTCCTGCGGGCGGAGACGGCGCTGGACGCGCTGGACCGGGAGCAGAAGACGGGAAGGCTGTCCGGTGCCGCGGGCGAGATGAGCCACGGCGAGGGCTTTCTGATGGCCTTCCGCGAGCGGTTTCAGGAGCCAGGGCTGTACGTCATGGACGAGCCCGAGGCTGCGCTGTCCTTCGCTTCTTGTCTTCAACTCGTGGGTCTGCTTCATGAATTGGGGCGTTCCGGCGCACAGATCATCTGTGCGACGCACTCACCTGTGCTGACGGCGCTGCCTGGCGCCGAGATCATCGAGGTGGGTGACCACGGAATGCGTCCCGCCGGCTGGCGGGATCTGGAGCTCGTCGACCACTGGCGGCGTTATCTCAACGATCCATGGGCCTATCTCCGGCACATCGTCGATGAGGGGTGA
- a CDS encoding tyrosine-type recombinase/integrase, translating to MARKKAPARATNNPRPNPSMKCGCPVCLKKFPGNRAPVDEHSGSWEARYTDPTGKDRSKTKPTFDDAVAFLEQTRTEMRQRTWIDPARGEITLGAWWTLWWPTQTKGEQRIEHWTQSQLRDEGMWRNHIAPTFARAKLYEMEWRETQLWVNALHDENGGPLAASSVTKCFQVLDRMLEDAKRDRRIPFNPAEGVKLPTIKKKHPEDRRPPTYAQLWLIRQKLPDYFHALLIVAQETGLRFQELAGLRWCNVDFEGRRIHVREVLVEPRGKIKRKAYPKSDAGLRTVPMTGLARRVLRELWADEPGASRNASEPADGLCETELVFHGRNKVRRGSKVNGSVGEPYRAPLRRSAFRRVWIDAIDAAGVVRKTVRTVTVQKMDEVTGRARAEKVERTDWWPDFHDTRHAFASRLHERGVPEVITQEILGHERAGEVTWIYTHAAADYAGQVLAALEDGKPGAVARPPRRRLRAVSAA from the coding sequence ATGGCGCGCAAGAAGGCCCCGGCCCGGGCCACCAACAACCCTCGCCCCAACCCCAGCATGAAGTGCGGTTGCCCGGTCTGCCTGAAGAAGTTCCCCGGCAACCGGGCGCCGGTCGACGAGCACTCGGGATCGTGGGAAGCCCGCTACACGGACCCCACGGGCAAGGACCGCAGCAAGACCAAGCCCACGTTCGACGACGCTGTCGCTTTCCTGGAGCAGACCCGCACCGAGATGCGGCAGCGCACGTGGATCGACCCAGCCCGCGGCGAGATCACCCTCGGCGCCTGGTGGACGCTGTGGTGGCCGACCCAGACCAAGGGCGAACAGCGCATCGAGCACTGGACGCAGTCGCAGCTGCGCGATGAGGGAATGTGGCGCAATCACATCGCGCCCACCTTCGCCCGGGCCAAGCTGTACGAGATGGAGTGGCGCGAGACCCAGCTCTGGGTCAACGCCTTGCACGACGAGAACGGCGGCCCGCTCGCCGCCAGCTCGGTGACCAAGTGCTTCCAGGTCCTCGACCGGATGCTGGAAGACGCCAAGCGCGACAGGCGGATCCCCTTCAACCCGGCCGAGGGCGTGAAGCTCCCGACCATCAAGAAGAAGCATCCCGAGGATCGGCGGCCGCCGACGTACGCCCAGCTGTGGCTCATCCGGCAGAAGCTGCCCGACTACTTCCACGCGCTGCTGATCGTCGCCCAGGAGACCGGCCTCCGCTTCCAGGAGCTGGCCGGACTGCGGTGGTGCAACGTCGACTTCGAAGGCCGGCGCATCCACGTCCGCGAGGTCCTCGTGGAACCGCGCGGCAAGATCAAGCGGAAGGCCTACCCCAAGAGCGACGCGGGCTTGCGGACCGTGCCGATGACCGGACTCGCGCGCAGGGTGCTTCGGGAGCTATGGGCCGACGAGCCTGGCGCCAGCCGGAACGCATCGGAGCCGGCGGACGGCCTGTGCGAGACCGAGCTGGTCTTCCACGGGCGCAACAAGGTGCGTCGTGGGAGCAAGGTGAACGGCTCTGTGGGGGAGCCGTACCGTGCGCCACTCCGGCGCTCGGCCTTCCGGCGCGTGTGGATTGATGCCATCGACGCGGCCGGCGTCGTCCGGAAAACGGTCCGGACTGTCACTGTGCAGAAGATGGACGAGGTGACCGGGCGCGCCCGCGCCGAGAAGGTCGAGCGCACGGACTGGTGGCCGGACTTCCACGACACCCGGCACGCCTTCGCGTCGCGGCTCCATGAGCGGGGGGTGCCGGAGGTGATCACTCAGGAGATCCTCGGTCACGAGCGGGCGGGCGAGGTGACATGGATCTACACGCACGCGGCCGCGGACTACGCGGGGCAGGTCCTGGCGGCGCTGGAGGACGGGAAGCCGGGCGCGGTCGCGAGGCCTCCGCGGCGGCGACTGCGCGCGGTGTCGGCGGCGTGA
- a CDS encoding tyrosine-type recombinase/integrase, which translates to MIDPVGFSRTFDRLVKRVGVRRITVRLARHTCGTLLASLKVHPKVAQAILRHSQISMPMDVYTHVVGDSEREAVGMLADLLEDPLIG; encoded by the coding sequence ATGATCGACCCGGTGGGCTTCTCCCGGACCTTCGATCGGCTCGTGAAGCGGGTCGGCGTGCGTCGCATCACGGTGCGGCTCGCACGGCACACCTGCGGGACCCTGCTGGCCTCCTTGAAGGTGCACCCCAAGGTGGCTCAGGCGATCCTCCGGCACAGTCAGATCAGCATGCCTATGGACGTCTACACGCACGTGGTGGGCGACAGTGAGCGGGAAGCGGTCGGCATGCTCGCCGACCTTCTGGAAGATCCCCTCATCGGCTGA
- a CDS encoding DLW-39 family protein, whose protein sequence is MKKLLLVALAAIGGLLVYRQIQADRAEQDLWTEATDSVPTGS, encoded by the coding sequence GTGAAGAAGCTTCTCCTGGTCGCACTGGCCGCCATCGGCGGGCTCCTCGTGTACCGCCAGATCCAGGCGGATCGCGCCGAGCAGGATCTGTGGACGGAGGCGACTGACTCCGTGCCCACGGGTTCGTGA
- a CDS encoding UvrD-helicase domain-containing protein: MVNPTIEQAEAIESYGDGLDLVLQAGAGCGKSATLQMIAKSDRRRRMAYVAYNSSIAADARRSFPSNCMAKTGHGLAFDPKYGARLKRPRQTAHQAAQALDVRSILGIIGSTPSVLTDRGGMKAMTSKIIMRAALDTVERFCHSSDDEIVQKHVPHFDGLKKARGEVVKLVLPVARAAWADLQDDESVLNLSHDHYLKMWALSKPTIPTDVVLLDEAQDTNDVLSAVLLAQEHAQRIAVGDSAQQIYSWRGANDALQKFTDQLGCPELTLSQSFRFGPAIATRANVWLRLIDAPLRLTGWEAAESSVGPLDSPDAILCRTNAGAMGIVMEGLAAGRKVALVGGGSAIKQLAWAAEALQGGRPTDHPELMGFASWDDVRQYAAEEDGSLEVLVKLIDEHGPERIVSAADGLVSEQQAELVVSTAHKAKGREWPAVRIHGDFRAPKPDQQTGLVILPREEARLAYVAVTRAREQLDDTALAWVRDVTAVSE; the protein is encoded by the coding sequence GTGGTGAACCCCACCATCGAGCAGGCCGAGGCGATCGAGTCGTACGGCGACGGGCTGGACCTGGTCCTCCAGGCCGGCGCGGGCTGCGGCAAGTCCGCGACGCTCCAGATGATCGCGAAGAGCGATCGGCGGCGCAGGATGGCGTACGTCGCCTACAACAGCTCCATCGCGGCTGACGCCCGCCGTAGCTTCCCGTCCAACTGCATGGCCAAGACCGGTCATGGGCTCGCATTCGATCCGAAGTACGGGGCTCGCCTGAAGCGGCCCCGCCAGACCGCGCACCAGGCCGCGCAGGCCCTCGACGTCCGCTCGATCCTCGGCATCATCGGCTCGACCCCGTCGGTCCTCACGGACCGAGGCGGCATGAAGGCGATGACCTCTAAGATCATCATGCGGGCCGCGCTGGACACCGTCGAGCGCTTCTGCCACAGCTCCGACGACGAGATCGTCCAGAAGCACGTCCCGCACTTCGACGGCTTGAAGAAGGCCCGCGGCGAGGTCGTGAAGCTGGTCCTGCCGGTTGCCCGCGCCGCCTGGGCAGACCTCCAGGACGACGAGTCGGTGCTGAACCTGAGCCACGACCACTACCTGAAGATGTGGGCGCTCTCGAAGCCCACCATCCCCACGGATGTGGTGCTGCTCGACGAGGCACAGGACACGAACGACGTCCTGTCCGCTGTACTCCTCGCCCAGGAGCACGCACAGCGCATCGCGGTCGGCGACTCCGCTCAGCAGATCTACAGCTGGCGCGGCGCCAACGACGCCTTGCAGAAGTTCACCGACCAACTCGGCTGCCCCGAGCTCACGCTCAGCCAGTCGTTCCGGTTCGGCCCGGCCATCGCCACCCGCGCCAACGTCTGGCTCCGCCTGATCGACGCTCCGCTCCGCCTCACAGGTTGGGAGGCTGCGGAGTCCTCGGTGGGCCCGCTCGACTCTCCGGACGCGATCCTCTGCCGCACCAATGCAGGGGCGATGGGGATCGTGATGGAAGGCCTCGCCGCCGGCCGGAAGGTCGCGCTCGTCGGCGGCGGCTCTGCCATCAAGCAGCTCGCCTGGGCAGCCGAGGCCCTCCAGGGCGGCCGCCCTACCGACCACCCCGAGCTGATGGGCTTCGCCTCCTGGGACGACGTGCGGCAGTACGCGGCCGAGGAGGACGGCTCCCTCGAGGTCCTGGTCAAGCTCATCGATGAGCACGGACCGGAACGGATCGTTTCGGCGGCCGACGGGCTGGTCTCTGAGCAGCAGGCCGAGCTGGTGGTGAGCACGGCCCACAAGGCCAAGGGCCGCGAGTGGCCGGCGGTCCGCATTCACGGTGACTTCCGGGCGCCGAAGCCGGACCAGCAGACCGGCCTGGTGATCCTGCCACGCGAGGAGGCCCGGCTGGCGTACGTCGCGGTAACCCGGGCGCGCGAGCAGCTCGACGACACCGCCCTGGCCTGGGTGCGCGACGTGACGGCGGTGAGCGAATGA
- a CDS encoding RNA polymerase sigma factor translates to MSHQASAKISPPGGAVSELVARAAAGDRDAFGTLYNEHRAEVFAFLHKRTRDRSLAEDLTQDVFVRALGRLSTFTATRGAGFAGWLAVIARNIYLDYVKSARSRLEVSVAEMYDGDVRDRSAEASALRELDIAEASATVTAAMQGLTAYQRKCVALRYIDELSVPEVAARLGKGEGAVKTLTFRAMTTMRQTLARQGAVA, encoded by the coding sequence ATGTCCCACCAGGCTAGCGCCAAGATCAGCCCGCCGGGAGGTGCGGTGTCCGAGCTGGTGGCCCGGGCCGCCGCGGGAGACCGTGACGCCTTCGGCACCCTGTACAACGAGCACCGCGCCGAGGTGTTCGCCTTCCTCCACAAGCGGACTCGCGACCGGAGTCTCGCTGAGGACCTGACGCAGGACGTGTTCGTCCGCGCTCTGGGCCGCCTGAGCACCTTCACCGCCACGCGCGGTGCCGGCTTCGCTGGCTGGCTCGCAGTGATCGCCCGGAACATCTACCTGGATTACGTGAAATCCGCGCGGTCGCGGCTGGAGGTCTCGGTCGCCGAGATGTACGACGGTGACGTCCGCGACCGCTCCGCCGAGGCGTCCGCCCTGCGGGAGCTGGACATCGCGGAGGCGTCCGCGACGGTGACGGCAGCGATGCAGGGCCTCACCGCTTATCAGCGCAAGTGCGTCGCGCTGCGCTACATCGACGAGTTGTCCGTCCCGGAGGTCGCCGCCCGGCTGGGCAAGGGCGAGGGCGCCGTGAAGACGCTGACGTTCCGCGCGATGACGACCATGCGCCAGACCCTCGCCCGGCAGGGGGCCGTCGCATGA
- a CDS encoding WhiB family transcriptional regulator, whose translation MDREWELQAACKAMDPDIFFEKRTLGLAKQTCRGCPVQMDCLEAALVREAGVAKAFRIGLVAGQTGAQRWGIEQQRKAAAGVTKPKPKKKPTGQPRGPLPLCGTPAAYQRHLRYQEPIDQACKDANAAARRQHRRTGSTKVPASA comes from the coding sequence ATGGATCGAGAGTGGGAGCTGCAAGCCGCCTGCAAGGCCATGGACCCGGACATCTTCTTCGAGAAGAGGACGCTCGGCCTCGCTAAGCAGACCTGTCGGGGATGCCCGGTCCAGATGGACTGCCTGGAGGCCGCTCTCGTCCGTGAGGCGGGCGTGGCGAAGGCGTTCAGGATCGGCCTCGTCGCCGGGCAGACCGGCGCCCAGCGCTGGGGCATCGAGCAGCAGCGGAAGGCCGCCGCGGGCGTCACGAAGCCGAAGCCGAAGAAGAAGCCGACCGGACAGCCCCGAGGGCCACTTCCGCTGTGCGGGACGCCTGCTGCGTACCAGCGACACCTGCGCTACCAGGAGCCGATCGACCAGGCCTGCAAGGACGCGAACGCAGCGGCCCGGCGCCAGCACCGGCGTACCGGCTCCACGAAGGTCCCAGCGTCCGCGTGA
- the ssb gene encoding single-stranded DNA-binding protein, with protein MSLPTLTGVGRLTGDPELRFTQAGKAVASIPLAFNSRRLNQQTQQWEDGDTFFIRGTVWERLAENATETLSKGMEVIVTGDLRTERWEKDGQKHERPALLIRSIAPNLAYAVAQVSKDAASQQNGQGGQRPAQGQQRPQGQTQNRQGPPPADDPWAVDQAKGYSDEPPF; from the coding sequence TTGTCTCTGCCCACTCTGACCGGCGTTGGCCGTCTCACCGGCGACCCCGAGCTCCGCTTCACTCAGGCCGGAAAGGCCGTCGCGTCCATTCCGCTCGCCTTCAACAGCCGTCGCCTCAACCAGCAGACCCAGCAGTGGGAGGACGGCGACACGTTCTTCATCCGCGGCACCGTCTGGGAGCGCCTCGCCGAGAACGCCACCGAGACCCTGTCCAAGGGCATGGAGGTCATCGTCACCGGCGACCTCCGCACCGAGCGCTGGGAGAAAGACGGCCAGAAGCACGAGCGGCCGGCCCTCCTCATCCGCTCCATCGCGCCGAACCTCGCCTACGCCGTTGCCCAGGTCTCGAAGGACGCTGCGAGCCAGCAGAACGGCCAAGGCGGACAGCGCCCCGCCCAAGGCCAGCAGCGCCCCCAGGGCCAGACCCAGAACCGCCAAGGCCCGCCGCCCGCCGACGACCCCTGGGCCGTCGACCAGGCCAAGGGCTACAGCGACGAACCCCCGTTCTGA
- a CDS encoding zinc finger domain-containing protein, with product MTQPIPRQPVPYRFAAMAILCTWCRARPGQLCTNQRGTQDRRKDVHTTRGIDWIRVMSTQCPERICQAPAGQPCTLAPNVHQARTLAANTPTTTTP from the coding sequence ATGACGCAGCCGATCCCCCGTCAGCCCGTCCCGTACCGGTTCGCCGCGATGGCGATCCTCTGCACCTGGTGCCGCGCGCGCCCGGGCCAGCTGTGCACGAACCAGCGCGGCACCCAGGACCGGCGCAAGGACGTGCACACCACCCGCGGAATCGACTGGATCAGGGTCATGTCAACCCAGTGCCCCGAGCGCATCTGCCAAGCCCCCGCCGGCCAGCCCTGCACCCTCGCCCCCAACGTCCACCAGGCCCGCACCCTCGCGGCCAACACCCCAACCACCACCACACCATGA
- a CDS encoding DUF6344 domain-containing protein, whose product MTRNKVMNLWTAIVTAFLALCTALGFVTSTTAAAVPHTETSRKSGSDDSDRNAELTVPGTPNWAWSYARALPPTMKQRIRAEAHGKTPSCRHRPLTETEAETASPPSAPRECVHAGSPAQPLVPHQR is encoded by the coding sequence ATGACCAGGAACAAGGTCATGAACCTGTGGACGGCCATCGTCACCGCCTTCCTCGCGCTGTGCACAGCGCTCGGCTTTGTCACGTCGACCACCGCCGCGGCGGTGCCACACACCGAGACGTCACGCAAGAGCGGCAGCGACGACAGCGACCGCAACGCGGAGCTGACGGTGCCCGGGACGCCGAACTGGGCATGGTCCTACGCCAGAGCCCTGCCTCCCACGATGAAGCAGCGCATCCGGGCCGAGGCCCACGGCAAGACCCCCAGCTGCCGGCACCGCCCGCTCACGGAAACGGAAGCGGAAACGGCAAGCCCACCCTCGGCCCCCCGGGAGTGCGTCCACGCGGGCTCCCCGGCGCAACCCCTCGTGCCACACCAGCGTTGA
- a CDS encoding helix-turn-helix domain-containing protein produces MTSHQQDPGAPEAEHPAPAGEDLAALLERLLAQAPDRTQKGLAEEAGISYQTLNAWMNRTRGTSRIDPEKLRAMVDVFRRWGVDTNIREFHQAVGRPAPGPTDRERESRLLRLYRQLPEEKQRLLVEDAEVMLKITSVS; encoded by the coding sequence GTGACTAGCCACCAGCAAGACCCCGGCGCGCCCGAGGCCGAGCACCCCGCCCCCGCAGGCGAGGACCTGGCGGCACTCCTGGAGCGCCTCCTCGCTCAGGCCCCCGACAGAACACAGAAGGGGCTGGCCGAAGAGGCCGGCATCTCCTACCAGACCCTCAATGCCTGGATGAACAGAACGAGGGGCACCTCCCGTATCGACCCCGAGAAGCTTCGGGCGATGGTCGACGTCTTCCGTCGTTGGGGCGTCGACACCAACATCCGTGAGTTCCACCAGGCCGTCGGTCGACCGGCCCCGGGACCTACGGACAGAGAGCGAGAGTCCAGACTCCTCAGGCTCTACCGGCAGCTGCCCGAGGAAAAGCAGCGCCTCCTCGTGGAGGACGCCGAGGTCATGCTGAAGATCACGTCTGTCTCGTAA